The genomic stretch TTTATCTAGCTTAAATGTCACTGTAGCTGTTTGTTTCGCTGCAATACGAACCTTTTTAAATGCTTTTAATTCTTTTTTTCTTCTAGTAATACTTGCTTCCATATCATGAAGATAAAGTTGCACAACTTCTTCACCGGCTACATTAGAGGTGTTTTTTAAAGTTACTTTCACTTCTACAGATTGCCCGCCAAGGAGTTCTGCTATTTTTATAGATTCTTGTTTTATCTGTAAATCTTGATATTCAAAAGTGCTATAACTTAAACCATAACCAAATGGATAGAGCGGCTTACCAGTTAAATCAAAGTAGTCTTCTTTATACTCCACTGCCTTTTGATTGTAGTAAATAGGAATCTGCCCGGAGGATCTTGGTATGCTGACTGGTAATTTACCTGAAGGATTGTAATGACCGAAAAGAACCTCAGCAATCGCCGTTCCACCAACACTTCCTGGATACCAAGCTGTGAGAATCGCATCCGCTGTCGAACTAATTTCTGGGATAGCGATTGGTCTACCTTGAATCATTACGACAATTACAGGCTTTCCAGTACGCTTCATTGCGTAAAACAAATCTAATTGCGGTTGTGGAAGCGTGATATCAGCAACATCCACATTTTCACCGGCATCCATGTTCGGGCCCTTAGAGCTTACCGCGCCATTATTTAAAAATTCCATGTCAAAATTCCGCGCACTTGAACCACCGAGCACCATAACAATGGCGTCTGCCTCTTTAGCAACCACTTCTGCTCTTTGAATGCCATCCGGAAGCTCTTCACGAATTTCAGTACCTTTTTCAGAAACGACTTCCCAATTTTTAGGAAGCAGTTTTTTTATCCCTTCTAACACAGTGACACATTCTGATTCATTTTGCGGAGCTGTATAATCTCCCAACTGATTATAAAGCGCATCTATGCTAGGACCAACAACAGCTATTTTTTTCCGTTCGCCTACTAGAGGTAATGTTTCGAAGTCGTTTTTCAAAAGACAAATACCCTCTCTAGCGGCTTGTAAATTTAGTTGTTTCCAATCAGACTTCGGTGCTTGAATTTCTTCTTCTACAAACGGTTGTTCAAATAGCCCTAATTGGAATTTCACTTGAAGCACTCGCCTCACAGCATCATCAACGACCTTTTCATCAAGGATGCCTTTTTCCACGCTTTCTTCAAGAAATGGAAACACTTCATCCCACAAACTCAAATCCACACCGGCTTCAAGAGCCATTTTTGCGGCTTTTTTTGGATCAGGATTTAGTTTTAATAATCTATCAAGGGCACACCCATCTGCCATAACAATCCCGGAGAATCCCATTTCTTCTCGCAAAATAGTTGTTAAAAGCTCTTTGTTCGCGTGGCATGGCACCCCGTCAATCTCGTTGTAAGCTGCCATGACGCCAAGAGCACCACTTCTAATTCCCGCGCGCATTGGTTCCAAGAAAATTTCTCTAAGTTCCCTTACGCCAATAGAAACTGGTCCAGAATTATGCCCGCCAATCGGCTCGCCTTGTGCCGCAAAATGTTTTAAAATAACAGCAATCTTCCCACTCGCTTGAAAGCCTTCTGTAATTGCCGCTGTTAATTCCGCTGCAAGGTATGGATCTTCACCGTAACACTCTTCAGCGCGTCCCCAACGTGGGT from Listeria monocytogenes ATCC 19117 encodes the following:
- a CDS encoding glycoside hydrolase family 3 N-terminal domain-containing protein; this encodes MAVYLDKEKPVSERVEDLLSKMTLAEKCGQLNQRMYGWEAFSRDGETFHITEKFKEEVTRFEGIGALYGLFRADPWSKMNKDTGVSRKNAGKVANKIQRYVIENTRLGIPVLLAEEVPHGHQALDSESYPVNLARAASFNPELQKQVASAITEEISEKGVHLALASALDILRDPRWGRAEECYGEDPYLAAELTAAITEGFQASGKIAVILKHFAAQGEPIGGHNSGPVSIGVRELREIFLEPMRAGIRSGALGVMAAYNEIDGVPCHANKELLTTILREEMGFSGIVMADGCALDRLLKLNPDPKKAAKMALEAGVDLSLWDEVFPFLEESVEKGILDEKVVDDAVRRVLQVKFQLGLFEQPFVEEEIQAPKSDWKQLNLQAAREGICLLKNDFETLPLVGERKKIAVVGPSIDALYNQLGDYTAPQNESECVTVLEGIKKLLPKNWEVVSEKGTEIREELPDGIQRAEVVAKEADAIVMVLGGSSARNFDMEFLNNGAVSSKGPNMDAGENVDVADITLPQPQLDLFYAMKRTGKPVIVVMIQGRPIAIPEISSTADAILTAWYPGSVGGTAIAEVLFGHYNPSGKLPVSIPRSSGQIPIYYNQKAVEYKEDYFDLTGKPLYPFGYGLSYSTFEYQDLQIKQESIKIAELLGGQSVEVKVTLKNTSNVAGEEVVQLYLHDMEASITRRKKELKAFKKVRIAAKQTATVTFKLDKSSFEIWSINNKYEVEPGGIEIFVGGSSDTKLTGRVSIIGG